In a genomic window of Nocardiopsis mwathae:
- a CDS encoding HAD family hydrolase produces MWANIRPDENGGDAAIARRGAAFFDVDNTLMRGASIYYFARGLAARDLFTTRDLLRFAWGQAVFRLSGNERPQHIHAAREAALAFVAGHAVDDLVSLCEEIYDETMSDRIWEGARRLVRRHLDAGQSVWLVTATPVELADIIRRRLGLTGALGTVAETVDGVYTGRLVGDLMHGPAKADAIRGLARREGLDLSVSSAYSDSYNDLPLLSLVGHPNAVNPDDALREHAASQGWPVHEFRRHRAKLRVGVPAAVAGAVGGAVAVGMLRRRRNGAAAPRP; encoded by the coding sequence ATGTGGGCCAATATCCGACCCGACGAGAATGGCGGTGATGCCGCCATTGCCCGGCGCGGCGCGGCCTTCTTCGACGTCGACAACACCCTGATGCGCGGGGCGTCGATCTACTACTTCGCGCGCGGACTCGCCGCCCGTGACCTGTTCACCACGCGCGACCTGCTCCGGTTCGCCTGGGGCCAGGCGGTCTTCCGGCTCAGCGGCAACGAGCGGCCCCAGCACATCCACGCCGCTCGCGAGGCCGCGCTCGCGTTCGTCGCCGGTCACGCCGTCGACGACCTGGTGTCGCTGTGCGAGGAGATCTACGACGAGACCATGTCGGACCGGATCTGGGAGGGCGCACGCCGCCTGGTCCGCCGCCACCTCGACGCCGGGCAGAGTGTCTGGCTGGTCACCGCGACCCCGGTGGAGCTGGCCGACATCATCAGGCGCAGGCTCGGTCTGACCGGGGCGCTGGGCACCGTCGCCGAGACCGTCGACGGGGTGTACACGGGGCGGCTCGTGGGCGACCTCATGCACGGACCGGCCAAGGCCGACGCGATCCGCGGCCTGGCCCGGCGCGAAGGCCTGGACCTGTCGGTCTCCTCCGCCTATAGCGACTCCTACAACGATCTGCCGCTGCTGTCGCTCGTCGGCCACCCCAACGCGGTCAACCCCGACGACGCCCTGCGCGAGCACGCCGCATCCCAGGGGTGGCCGGTCCACGAGTTCCGCAGGCACCGCGCGAAGCTGCGCGTGGGGGTTCCCGCCGCCGTGGCGGGGGCGGTCGGCGGTGCGGTCGCCGTGGGCATGCTCCGCCGCCGGAGGAACGGCGCCGCGGCCCCGAGGCCCTGA
- a CDS encoding NAD-dependent epimerase/dehydratase family protein has translation MGRVVLVTGVSRHLGARVAEKLVDDPGVDRVVGVDPAPPGYAPGRVEYVAADLHDDSVSRVVRESGADTVLHLGLTTAPGGAEGRAESQANHVLGTMQLLAACQRSTTVRRLVVRSSAAVYGTAPPAEELYTEDLQARDIPRSAYAQDAAEVERHTRHLARRRPDVSVAVLRFANVIGPSMETPLARYFGLRVVPTVRGYDPRLQFIHEDDAVEALRLMAVGDGDGVFNVAAPGAIPLSACLRRAGRPGVAMPERGLRVLRGLVRRGRIDYSPEQLRLLCTDRVLDVSKLQRTVGWSPSYTSQETFEAFLAERGIGGGRPKNGRGRERAGRRGPMIHRVRAAVGRS, from the coding sequence ATGGGCCGAGTCGTACTTGTCACCGGGGTCTCCCGCCACCTGGGCGCCCGGGTAGCGGAAAAACTGGTCGACGATCCCGGTGTCGACCGGGTCGTCGGTGTCGATCCCGCTCCCCCCGGATACGCGCCGGGACGGGTCGAGTACGTGGCTGCGGACCTGCACGACGACAGCGTGAGCAGGGTCGTCCGGGAGTCCGGCGCGGACACGGTCCTGCACCTCGGCCTCACCACGGCGCCGGGGGGCGCCGAGGGACGGGCGGAGTCGCAGGCCAACCACGTTCTGGGCACCATGCAGCTGCTGGCCGCCTGCCAGCGGTCCACGACCGTGCGGCGGCTGGTGGTGCGCTCCAGCGCGGCCGTCTACGGGACCGCCCCGCCCGCCGAGGAGCTCTACACCGAGGACCTCCAGGCCCGCGACATCCCGCGGTCCGCCTACGCCCAGGACGCCGCGGAGGTGGAACGGCACACCCGCCACCTGGCCCGCCGCCGTCCGGACGTGTCGGTGGCCGTCCTGCGCTTCGCCAACGTCATCGGCCCCTCGATGGAGACCCCGCTCGCCCGCTACTTCGGGCTCCGGGTGGTGCCCACGGTCCGCGGCTACGATCCCCGGCTGCAGTTCATCCACGAGGACGATGCCGTGGAGGCGCTGCGCCTGATGGCGGTCGGCGACGGCGACGGCGTCTTCAACGTCGCCGCCCCCGGCGCCATCCCCCTGTCGGCATGCCTGCGCCGTGCCGGGCGCCCGGGCGTGGCCATGCCCGAGCGCGGCCTGCGGGTGCTGCGCGGGCTCGTCCGCCGCGGCCGGATCGACTACTCGCCCGAGCAGCTGAGGTTGCTGTGCACCGACCGCGTCCTGGACGTCAGCAAGCTCCAGCGCACCGTGGGCTGGTCGCCCTCCTACACCTCGCAGGAGACCTTCGAGGCCTTCCTCGCCGAACGCGGCATCGGCGGCGGCCGTCCGAAGAACGGCCGCGGGCGTGAGCGTGCGGGCCGCCGCGGCCCGATGATCCACCGTGTCCGCGCCGCGGTCGGGCGCTCCTGA
- a CDS encoding 30S ribosomal protein bS22 gives MGSVIKKRRKRMAKKKHRKLLKRTRIARRNKK, from the coding sequence ATGGGTTCCGTCATCAAGAAGCGCCGTAAGCGCATGGCGAAGAAGAAGCACCGCAAGCTTCTCAAGAGGACTCGCATCGCGCGCCGCAACAAGAAGTAG
- a CDS encoding histidine phosphatase family protein yields the protein MPTTTVVHLLRHGEVHNPEGILYGRLPDFHLSQTGSRMADLAADWFADRDIAALYSSPLERTQETAEPLADRFGLPVRLDDRLIEAANSLQGMRVDRNALVRPGIARRLYNPFRPSWGEAYREIAARMVDVVKVVRKEAWGREAVCVSHQLPIWTVRRAAEHKRLWHRPDRRQCELASVTSLTFEDQRLVSVGYCEPAASLYGSGPGVPGA from the coding sequence ATGCCCACGACCACCGTCGTCCACCTGCTCCGGCACGGTGAAGTGCACAACCCCGAGGGGATCCTCTACGGGCGGCTGCCGGACTTCCACCTCAGCCAGACCGGCAGCCGGATGGCCGACCTCGCGGCGGACTGGTTCGCCGACCGGGACATCGCCGCCCTGTACTCCTCGCCCCTGGAGCGCACCCAGGAGACCGCCGAGCCACTGGCGGACCGCTTCGGCCTGCCCGTGCGGCTCGACGACCGGCTGATCGAGGCGGCCAACTCGCTGCAGGGCATGCGCGTCGACCGGAACGCCCTGGTCCGGCCCGGCATCGCGCGGCGGCTGTACAACCCCTTCCGGCCGTCGTGGGGGGAGGCCTACCGGGAGATCGCGGCCCGCATGGTCGACGTCGTCAAGGTCGTGCGCAAGGAGGCGTGGGGCCGCGAGGCGGTGTGTGTCAGCCACCAGCTGCCGATCTGGACGGTGCGCCGTGCGGCCGAGCACAAGCGGCTGTGGCACCGGCCCGACCGCCGCCAGTGCGAGCTCGCCAGCGTGACGTCTCTGACGTTCGAGGACCAGCGGTTGGTCAGCGTCGGGTACTGCGAGCCCGCGGCCTCTCTGTACGGTTCGGGGCCGGGCGTCCCCGGTGCGTAG
- a CDS encoding LysR family transcriptional regulator, producing the protein MLDIDRLRALSTIAQYGSVSAAAEVLGITTSAVSQQITKLERETSAQLLERNGRGVRLTDAAHVLVQHADRILELITEAEADLEAQRGGVVGPLRVAAFPTAARGLMPRVLVDTARRHPRLTVTLIECDPPASQSQVLRGESDLAVVQDRYGSPLPIPEGIERAHLFDDPAEVAMPAAHPLAGRADVELSELAGDPWISSPRGTLCYDWLADTLRRQGVEPRIAHYSDEYPTQLALVSAGLGLALLPRLGRGRPSPDVVTVPVRPVMVRSVYAVWRREAGRRPAVQAMLDALRTASDVVTDTVEVHAASRATPSAPEEA; encoded by the coding sequence ATGTTGGATATCGACCGGCTGCGCGCCCTGTCCACCATCGCCCAGTACGGGTCGGTGAGTGCGGCCGCCGAGGTCCTCGGCATCACCACCTCGGCGGTCTCCCAGCAGATCACCAAGCTGGAGCGGGAGACCTCCGCGCAGCTGCTGGAGCGCAACGGGCGCGGCGTCCGGCTCACCGACGCCGCCCACGTGCTGGTCCAGCACGCCGACCGGATCCTCGAACTGATCACCGAGGCCGAGGCGGACCTGGAGGCGCAGCGGGGCGGCGTCGTCGGACCGCTGCGGGTGGCCGCGTTCCCCACGGCGGCGCGCGGCCTGATGCCCCGGGTGCTGGTCGACACGGCGCGGCGCCACCCGCGGCTCACCGTCACGCTCATCGAGTGCGACCCTCCGGCGTCCCAGTCGCAGGTGCTGCGCGGGGAGAGCGACCTGGCGGTCGTGCAGGACCGGTACGGATCGCCGCTGCCGATCCCCGAGGGTATCGAGCGTGCCCACCTGTTCGACGATCCGGCCGAGGTCGCGATGCCGGCCGCGCACCCGCTGGCGGGGCGCGCGGACGTGGAGCTGTCCGAGCTGGCCGGCGACCCGTGGATCTCCTCCCCGCGCGGCACCCTCTGCTACGACTGGCTCGCCGACACGCTGCGCCGCCAGGGCGTGGAGCCGCGGATCGCCCACTACAGCGACGAATACCCCACCCAGCTGGCGCTGGTGTCGGCCGGGCTGGGGCTGGCGCTGCTGCCCCGGCTGGGCCGCGGGCGCCCGTCCCCCGACGTGGTGACGGTGCCCGTGCGCCCGGTCATGGTGCGCAGCGTGTATGCGGTGTGGCGGCGGGAGGCGGGGCGCCGCCCCGCGGTCCAGGCCATGCTGGACGCCCTGCGCACCGCGTCCGACGTGGTGACCGATACCGTTGAGGTGCACGCCGCCTCGCGCGCGACGCCGTCAGCACCGGAAGAAGCATGA